In a genomic window of Spirosoma agri:
- a CDS encoding M16 family metallopeptidase: protein MRQIASLFIALLVAGSSLAQTFKVPPYQKIKLKNGLTVYLMEQHEVPLINVSAVFDAGAVQDGSRYGLANMAADALLFGSSKYTKAQLEEKAEYVGASVDTYGGKEVAKLTASFAVKDQDLLFDIIQDVITKPTFDQAEFDRYKQRQLLQLTQQKESPRSVVNSYFNRFVYDSHPYANPVSGTSTAVSAITANDARQFYQKNYTADRAAIAIVGDFNTAAMKKRITDLFGNWKTAAATSPKLTDPTVSFDKNRVLLINKDDARETTFLIGGKGITQNNPDFIPVTVVNTILGGRFTSWLNDALRVNSGLTYGAGSRFGTFRNSGTFAISTFTKVSTTTEAIDMALHVLDSLHRTGIDEKTLSSAKNYVKADFPPRYESASELANLLTDMFSLGFDESFINNFQKNVDGLTVAKTRQIIDQYFPKNNLQFVLIGKADTIRDKVKKYGTVTEKEIKADGF from the coding sequence ATGAGACAGATAGCTTCTCTTTTTATTGCCCTGCTCGTTGCGGGCTCGTCGCTGGCGCAGACATTCAAAGTGCCGCCTTATCAGAAAATCAAGCTCAAAAATGGCCTGACGGTCTATCTGATGGAGCAGCATGAAGTGCCGCTCATCAACGTTTCGGCCGTGTTCGATGCGGGTGCCGTTCAGGATGGTAGTCGCTATGGGTTGGCCAACATGGCAGCCGATGCGTTGCTGTTTGGTAGCTCGAAATACACGAAGGCACAACTCGAAGAAAAAGCGGAATACGTCGGTGCCAGCGTAGACACGTACGGCGGCAAGGAAGTTGCCAAACTGACCGCTTCCTTTGCCGTGAAGGATCAGGATTTGCTGTTCGACATTATTCAGGACGTGATCACGAAACCCACTTTCGATCAGGCCGAGTTCGACAGATACAAGCAACGCCAGTTACTTCAGCTGACCCAGCAGAAAGAAAGTCCACGCTCGGTTGTCAACTCGTACTTCAACCGCTTTGTGTACGATTCACATCCTTACGCAAACCCCGTGTCGGGAACGTCAACCGCCGTATCGGCCATTACGGCAAACGATGCCCGTCAGTTCTACCAGAAAAACTACACGGCTGATCGGGCCGCCATTGCCATCGTGGGCGATTTTAACACCGCGGCCATGAAAAAACGGATCACGGACCTGTTCGGCAATTGGAAAACCGCAGCGGCCACGTCACCTAAATTGACCGATCCAACGGTATCGTTCGACAAAAACCGGGTATTGCTGATCAACAAAGACGACGCCCGCGAGACGACGTTTCTGATTGGCGGGAAGGGCATTACGCAAAACAACCCCGACTTCATCCCGGTTACGGTGGTCAATACCATTCTGGGTGGGCGGTTTACGTCCTGGCTCAACGACGCCCTGCGCGTCAACTCGGGGCTTACATACGGCGCGGGCAGTCGCTTCGGCACCTTCCGCAATAGTGGCACGTTTGCCATCTCGACCTTTACGAAAGTTAGCACGACAACGGAAGCCATCGACATGGCTCTGCACGTACTCGACAGCCTGCACCGGACTGGTATCGACGAGAAGACGCTGAGTTCGGCGAAAAACTACGTCAAAGCGGACTTCCCACCCCGTTACGAATCGGCCAGCGAGTTGGCGAACCTGCTGACGGATATGTTCAGTCTGGGCTTCGACGAGTCGTTTATCAACAATTTCCAGAAGAACGTCGATGGGTTGACCGTGGCGAAAACGCGGCAGATCATCGACCAGTATTTCCCAAAAAACAACCTGCAATTCGTCCTCATCGGTAAAGCCGACACGATTCGGGATAAGGTGAAGAAATACGGCACCGTCACCGAGAAGGAAATAAAAGCCGACGGTTTTTAA
- a CDS encoding M16 family metallopeptidase, which translates to MNKRIGLLTGLTLAVGVALAQNKPKPEDVQTFTLKNGMKFMVLEDHSIPNANFYTFWKVGSRNEVHGITGLSHFFEHMMFNGAKKYGPKQFDRVMEANGGSNNAYTTENTTVYTDWFQSGALETIFDLESDRIRDLAIDPKMVQSERGVVLSERSTGLENSNYRVISELVQSVAFVEHPYMFPVIGFESDIKKWTQEDLEKYFKTYYSPNNAVAVVVGDVTAAQVKKMAEQYIESIPAQKLPDSLRTVEPPQNGERRVTTYKDVATPNIMLAYHTPASRHTDYYALDLLSGILSTGNSSRLVKSLVLDSTIASRAFTNFGESFDPNLFSVYAIAASNITAEQLEKSVLNQIDKVVANGITDVELQKLKNQKLMDFYRTMETINGKANSLGTYELFFGDYKKLYEAPALYEKVTKEDVQRVAKTYLTARNRTVGYLLPEPKTNPAKNN; encoded by the coding sequence ATGAACAAACGAATCGGGCTACTGACCGGGCTAACCCTCGCAGTGGGTGTCGCGCTGGCGCAGAACAAGCCCAAACCAGAGGATGTGCAGACATTCACGCTCAAAAACGGCATGAAGTTCATGGTCCTCGAAGACCATTCCATTCCCAACGCCAATTTTTACACCTTCTGGAAAGTCGGCTCCCGCAATGAAGTACACGGCATCACGGGTCTGTCTCACTTTTTCGAACACATGATGTTTAACGGGGCCAAAAAATACGGTCCCAAGCAGTTCGACCGGGTCATGGAGGCCAATGGCGGCTCAAACAATGCCTACACCACCGAGAACACAACGGTGTATACGGACTGGTTTCAGAGTGGTGCGCTCGAAACGATCTTCGATCTCGAATCGGACCGCATCCGCGACCTCGCCATCGACCCCAAAATGGTCCAGAGCGAACGGGGCGTGGTCCTCTCCGAACGGAGTACCGGGCTGGAAAACAGCAATTACCGCGTTATCAGCGAACTGGTGCAGTCGGTTGCCTTCGTCGAGCACCCCTACATGTTCCCGGTCATTGGTTTTGAATCCGACATCAAGAAGTGGACGCAGGAAGACCTGGAGAAATACTTCAAAACGTATTATTCCCCGAACAACGCCGTGGCTGTCGTGGTCGGTGATGTAACGGCGGCTCAGGTCAAAAAAATGGCGGAACAATATATCGAATCCATTCCAGCCCAGAAACTGCCCGATAGCCTGCGTACGGTAGAGCCACCCCAGAATGGTGAACGGCGCGTGACAACCTACAAAGACGTGGCCACGCCCAACATCATGCTGGCGTACCACACCCCCGCCAGCCGCCATACCGACTATTATGCCCTTGACCTGCTGAGTGGCATTTTGAGTACGGGTAATTCGTCGCGGCTGGTGAAATCGCTGGTTCTCGATTCGACCATTGCGTCGCGGGCATTTACGAATTTCGGTGAATCGTTCGACCCAAATCTGTTCTCGGTCTACGCCATTGCCGCCAGCAACATTACAGCGGAACAGTTGGAAAAATCGGTGCTGAACCAGATCGATAAGGTTGTTGCGAATGGCATCACGGACGTTGAACTCCAGAAACTGAAGAATCAGAAGCTGATGGATTTCTACCGTACGATGGAAACGATCAACGGCAAAGCCAATTCACTGGGTACGTACGAGCTGTTTTTCGGTGATTACAAAAAGCTCTACGAAGCCCCCGCTCTGTACGAAAAGGTTACGAAAGAAGACGTGCAGCGCGTGGCCAAAACGTACCTGACAGCCCGGAATCGCACAGTCGGTTACCTGCTCCCTGAACCGAAGACCAATCCAGCAAAAAACAATTAA